A single region of the Nitrosomonas sp. Is79A3 genome encodes:
- the cheZ gene encoding protein phosphatase CheZ, producing MNTKRLMKTKADDASPETTNAKTKKSIKLADTSLTPAINDIDENELITADKKVIDQIGQLTRNLHDSLRELGYDKRLESIAAEAPEAQDKLSYIATKTEQAAERTLNATEVAMPIQEKLSTDAIHLSEQWKQALEMHQSSPDTEKFKTLLIDTLQYLDKVPEQTNATNTQLLEIMMAQDFQDLTGQVIKKVTHMVQSLEKDLIDLLLANVPSKKNIAADEGLLNGPVTNPEKRTDVVCDQDQVDDLLASLGF from the coding sequence ATGAATACAAAACGTCTTATGAAAACAAAAGCTGATGATGCTTCTCCAGAAACGACCAACGCAAAAACTAAAAAATCCATTAAGTTAGCTGATACGTCACTCACACCTGCAATCAATGATATTGATGAAAATGAATTAATAACAGCTGATAAGAAAGTTATTGATCAGATTGGGCAATTGACCCGAAACTTACACGATAGTTTGCGGGAATTAGGGTACGATAAACGCCTGGAATCGATTGCAGCTGAAGCACCCGAAGCGCAGGACAAGTTATCCTATATTGCTACCAAAACTGAGCAAGCAGCTGAGCGTACACTCAATGCCACTGAGGTTGCCATGCCTATTCAGGAGAAGCTTTCAACAGACGCAATTCATTTATCTGAACAATGGAAACAGGCTCTTGAGATGCATCAATCTAGCCCGGATACAGAAAAATTCAAAACATTATTAATTGATACACTTCAGTACCTCGATAAGGTTCCTGAACAAACTAACGCAACGAATACGCAATTGCTAGAAATCATGATGGCACAAGACTTTCAAGATCTGACAGGCCAGGTAATCAAAAAGGTCACGCATATGGTGCAGAGTCTGGAGAAAGACCTTATTGATCTATTACTTGCAAATGTTCCATCCAAGAAAAATATTGCTGCAGATGAAGGACTCCTCAATGGGCCAGTCACCAACCCAGAAAAACGAACCGATGTCGTATGCGATCAAGACCAAGTTGATGATTTACTTGCGAGTCTTGGATTTTAA
- the cheY gene encoding chemotaxis response regulator CheY translates to MPDKNMKFLVVDDFSTMRRIVRNLLKELGFVNVDEAEDGAVALRKLQDGDFDFIVSDWNMPNMDGLTMLQNVRANEALKKIPVLMVTAEAKKENIVAAAQAGASGYIVKPFTAATLEEKLNKIFQNMESKASV, encoded by the coding sequence ATGCCTGACAAAAATATGAAATTCTTGGTAGTGGATGATTTCTCTACTATGCGTAGAATCGTTCGCAACCTTCTAAAAGAACTTGGTTTTGTCAATGTTGATGAAGCTGAAGATGGCGCAGTTGCACTTCGTAAGCTGCAAGATGGAGATTTTGACTTTATTGTGTCGGATTGGAATATGCCCAATATGGACGGATTGACCATGCTGCAGAATGTGCGCGCCAATGAGGCATTGAAAAAAATTCCCGTACTGATGGTAACTGCCGAAGCTAAAAAAGAAAATATCGTAGCTGCAGCTCAAGCTGGAGCAAGTGGCTATATCGTAAAGCCTTTCACTGCGGCCACACTTGAAGAGAAATTAAATAAAATTTTCCAGAATATGGAAAGCAAAGCCTCTGTTTAA
- the lpxK gene encoding tetraacyldisaccharide 4'-kinase codes for MKLSELYWHRITPLHFLLWPLSVFYGLFLALKKLCYWLDILPSVKLPVPVIIIDSISFDDGGKTPLLLWLVDYLLTHGFSPGIITRGNYDNPGVPKAVTPTSDPMNVGGKTFLLAQHCGESCPVWVGNDRAVVAQALLNTHPTCNVIICNDGMQYYRLERDIELIVVDFSEQSFGNGLLLPAGPLRTHLKYLGKSGIIVTNGKQHPHTDTSKWGKTYNMKLINEIAYNVVDPAIHQPVSDFKSKRVHAVSDADNSRWFFDFVQKTGLNAELHSYAENHRFIQQDIHFAEADVILMPEENALQCQDFAGSKLWALPKKAWVNSELQAILLKKLGNQAGLHNQQ; via the coding sequence ATGAAATTGTCCGAACTCTATTGGCATCGTATCACCCCATTACACTTTTTGTTATGGCCATTGAGTGTTTTCTATGGGCTGTTCTTAGCTCTAAAAAAACTATGTTACTGGCTGGATATTTTGCCTTCGGTCAAGCTTCCAGTGCCAGTCATTATTATCGATAGTATCAGTTTCGATGATGGCGGCAAAACGCCTCTGCTGCTTTGGCTGGTTGATTACTTACTGACACATGGCTTTTCACCGGGCATCATTACACGGGGCAATTATGATAACCCTGGAGTACCCAAGGCTGTAACCCCCACCAGCGATCCCATGAACGTCGGTGGAAAAACATTTTTATTAGCACAACATTGTGGAGAATCATGTCCCGTCTGGGTCGGAAATGACAGAGCCGTGGTTGCACAAGCGCTTCTAAATACGCACCCAACATGCAACGTTATCATTTGCAATGACGGCATGCAGTATTATCGTCTTGAACGGGATATAGAGTTAATTGTCGTTGATTTTAGCGAACAGAGCTTCGGCAACGGTTTGCTCTTACCTGCCGGTCCTCTACGTACGCACCTTAAGTATCTGGGGAAATCCGGCATTATCGTAACAAACGGAAAACAACATCCTCATACTGATACGAGCAAATGGGGAAAAACCTACAATATGAAGTTGATCAATGAAATTGCCTATAATGTGGTTGACCCGGCAATCCATCAACCGGTTTCAGATTTTAAAAGCAAACGAGTACACGCCGTTTCAGACGCGGATAACTCCCGCTGGTTTTTTGATTTTGTACAGAAAACCGGCTTAAATGCAGAATTACATTCGTATGCAGAGAATCATCGATTTATTCAGCAAGACATTCACTTTGCTGAAGCCGATGTCATACTCATGCCCGAAGAAAATGCATTACAGTGCCAGGATTTTGCAGGCAGTAAACTTTGGGCTTTACCCAAAAAAGCTTGGGTAAATAGCGAACTGCAGGCTATTTTACTGAAGAAACTTGGAAATCAAGCTGGTCTACACAATCAACAATAA
- a CDS encoding alpha/beta hydrolase codes for MKILVNRLLVPTLSVDGKQRDPHYIAYTDWGDPQNPHVVICVHGLTRNCRDFDYLARALQSDCRVISVDVVGRGQSDWLAHAHDYDYYPLYLSDAMALVAHIQAQYQTKITLDWVGISMGGLIGMILAIQPNLPFAINKLILSDIGPLIPAVALKRIADYVGKDPRFASFEEFKQYMKVISASFGPLTEEQWNHMAIHSAREYADGSYGFRYDPRIAISFIDREIKDIDLWEQWDQLVNPTLVLRGIESDILTAETAAQMQVRGAKARIVELPGVGHAPMLMDDEQIKIVRDFILK; via the coding sequence ATGAAAATATTAGTAAATCGATTACTTGTTCCTACGTTATCGGTCGATGGTAAGCAGAGAGATCCACATTATATTGCGTATACCGATTGGGGGGATCCGCAGAATCCGCATGTTGTCATATGCGTCCATGGGTTAACACGTAATTGCCGTGATTTCGATTATCTTGCACGTGCCCTACAATCGGATTGTAGGGTGATTTCTGTTGATGTCGTGGGACGAGGTCAAAGTGATTGGCTGGCGCATGCGCATGACTATGATTATTACCCGCTATACCTCTCAGACGCGATGGCATTAGTGGCTCATATCCAGGCGCAATACCAAACAAAGATTACACTGGATTGGGTGGGAATTTCGATGGGGGGATTGATCGGAATGATTCTGGCGATACAGCCGAATCTGCCTTTTGCAATCAACAAATTGATACTGAGCGATATTGGCCCATTGATTCCTGCGGTTGCCCTGAAAAGAATTGCTGATTATGTAGGTAAAGATCCGCGTTTTGCTAGTTTCGAGGAATTTAAACAGTATATGAAAGTGATTTCTGCGTCCTTTGGCCCATTAACTGAAGAGCAGTGGAATCATATGGCTATTCACAGTGCACGTGAATATGCCGATGGATCCTACGGTTTCCGCTATGACCCAAGAATTGCAATCAGCTTTATAGATCGTGAAATCAAGGACATTGATTTATGGGAACAATGGGATCAGTTAGTTAATCCTACTCTGGTCTTACGTGGCATCGAGTCGGACATATTAACGGCTGAAACTGCTGCACAAATGCAGGTGCGTGGCGCAAAAGCCAGAATCGTCGAATTGCCCGGTGTCGGTCATGCTCCGATGCTGATGGATGACGAGCAGATTAAAATCGTGCGGGACTTTATTTTGAAATAG
- the moeB gene encoding molybdopterin-synthase adenylyltransferase MoeB: protein MRLPPLVSPVEELSKHEISRYSRHLLIPEVGLEGQKRLKSSKVLVIGAGGLGSPTLLYLAAAGVGTLGIIDFDVVDESNLQRQIIHGQSDISRLKSESARDSINELNPYVRVQLHSERLEVTNAGKIISGYDLIVDGTDNFATRYLVNDACVLAGKPYVWGSIYRFEGQVSVFWEDAPGGKGLNYRDLYPEPPPAEMAPSCAEGGVLGILCASIGAMMATEAIKLITGIGETLLGRLAVYDALDMSYRFIPLHQAPVRTPVTQLIDYQRFCGVAPRPTHDSGTNVPVISARELKAIQEKGADVQLIDVRGIEEWNIVHIEGATLIPKNQIMSEEVLSTMNKEDFIVLHCKMGMRSRDVLVEMQKYGFTNVKSLDGGILAWIKDVDQSLPTY, encoded by the coding sequence ATGCGATTACCGCCATTAGTTAGTCCTGTAGAAGAGTTGAGTAAACATGAGATTTCACGCTATAGCCGCCACTTATTAATTCCTGAAGTGGGTCTGGAAGGTCAAAAGCGGCTCAAAAGCAGTAAGGTTTTAGTAATCGGTGCCGGGGGGTTAGGTTCTCCTACGCTGCTTTATCTCGCAGCTGCCGGTGTGGGCACATTGGGCATCATTGATTTCGATGTGGTGGATGAGTCTAATTTGCAAAGACAGATTATTCACGGCCAGTCCGATATCAGCCGATTGAAATCTGAGAGTGCGCGGGACTCGATCAATGAATTGAATCCATATGTTCGTGTACAACTTCACAGTGAACGCCTTGAAGTTACTAATGCCGGAAAGATTATTTCAGGGTATGACTTGATTGTGGATGGCACAGATAATTTTGCTACACGCTATTTGGTGAACGATGCCTGTGTTTTGGCCGGAAAACCTTATGTATGGGGATCTATTTACCGGTTTGAGGGACAAGTCTCCGTATTTTGGGAAGATGCACCCGGCGGAAAGGGTTTGAACTATCGTGATCTGTATCCCGAACCGCCTCCAGCAGAAATGGCGCCATCCTGTGCAGAAGGCGGTGTGTTGGGCATTCTTTGCGCATCGATTGGCGCCATGATGGCAACAGAAGCAATTAAATTGATTACCGGAATCGGTGAAACTTTGTTGGGGCGGCTGGCAGTCTACGATGCTTTGGACATGAGCTACCGGTTTATTCCACTACACCAGGCACCGGTACGGACCCCGGTCACTCAATTGATCGATTATCAAAGATTCTGTGGTGTAGCTCCTCGCCCAACCCATGATAGCGGCACCAATGTCCCTGTGATCAGTGCGCGAGAGTTAAAAGCCATACAAGAAAAAGGTGCCGATGTACAACTCATCGATGTTCGCGGGATCGAAGAATGGAATATCGTTCATATTGAAGGCGCTACGCTTATTCCAAAAAACCAAATAATGTCGGAAGAAGTTTTGTCCACAATGAATAAGGAGGACTTCATTGTTCTTCATTGCAAAATGGGGATGCGTTCTCGCGATGTGCTTGTTGAAATGCAGAAATATGGTTTTACCAACGTGAAAAGTTTAGACGGTGGAATTCTTGCGTGGATCAAGGATGTCGATCAGTCTCTGCCAACCTATTAA
- a CDS encoding M67 family metallopeptidase, with protein MLTIHSKLVNAMITQALNDHPIETCGVIAGPAGSNLPLRLIPMRNMAQSDNFFQFDPQQQLQVWKEMDARCEEPIVIYHSHTDSQAYPSHTDVEFATEPQSHYVIIPTNFLYKEEIRSFRIVDRMIIEERVRIVHQYQAELELQMVA; from the coding sequence ATGTTGACGATACATTCTAAGCTGGTTAATGCCATGATCACTCAAGCATTGAATGACCATCCAATTGAAACCTGTGGTGTCATTGCTGGTCCCGCAGGATCCAATCTGCCATTGCGTCTAATACCAATGCGAAACATGGCGCAATCGGATAACTTTTTCCAATTTGATCCGCAGCAGCAGCTTCAGGTTTGGAAAGAGATGGATGCGCGCTGCGAAGAGCCCATTGTTATCTATCATTCACACACTGATTCTCAAGCTTATCCGAGTCATACTGACGTTGAATTTGCAACCGAACCCCAGTCGCATTACGTCATTATTCCGACGAATTTTCTCTATAAAGAGGAAATCCGCAGCTTCCGCATTGTCGACCGGATGATCATTGAAGAAAGAGTCCGGATAGTTCATCAATATCAAGCTGAGTTGGAATTACAGATGGTTGCCTAA
- a CDS encoding MoaD/ThiS family protein, translating to MSITVIIPTILRPLTNDQKRINMSGGFRVSEVIDEMEQQFPGIKAKLIAGGAAHRFINIYVNDNDIRFCDGLATSLQDGDVLTILPAVAGG from the coding sequence ATGTCAATCACAGTAATTATTCCAACCATATTAAGGCCTCTTACGAATGATCAGAAACGCATCAATATGAGTGGCGGATTCAGAGTGTCTGAAGTTATCGATGAAATGGAGCAACAGTTTCCGGGCATCAAAGCAAAGCTGATTGCTGGAGGGGCCGCTCATCGTTTTATCAATATCTATGTGAACGATAACGACATCCGTTTTTGTGACGGTCTCGCAACAAGCCTGCAAGATGGTGATGTCTTGACCATTTTGCCTGCTGTCGCCGGAGGATAA
- a CDS encoding CoA transferase yields MNKPLNDCVIAGSLKNPAAHFAATAFSLLYQSSTLGMEIECSDHPATNAMLSFAFKTPYTSPVTCEVIGWDDSDQPAAFSENIMQAACGIMSVHGRASGKTQPLGLNYVSTLTAALALQGGVAAAIGQLRGLSVSNSCVSMASAALLSGIQYIADATAAESPERLLPESVVYPAAPPFVSSDGVVFELETLSADPWLKFWTRLGVNSALAGKGWTAFLLRYARAIAPIPNELVNAISKVTYQQIAVLCLNTGMSIFPVRKIDERLDDEHFKYEWLKGPWTFDFKTDRNNVQAKPASNSLPLSGLRVVESCRRIQGPLAGHLLALLGAEVIRIEPPGGDPLRGMPPMSEGCSARFDAINRLKTVREIDIKSSSGQAEMTELIRYADVFLHNWAPNKAAQLNLDYCDLLDLNPALVYAYAAGWTTDESIFSPLNAIPGTDFMVQAYSGVAQKISETCGTQGGSLFTLLDVLGGVIAAQGITIALLNRCMNNTGAKVTSSLLSAATFLCADDFQKRHHSFDINAISRSILNAVYITRQGKIAIECCDDKTMQRCIKTLGIIAESEPLELELRLSELFLIKTAEEWVAILQRVDVPAAVVIENLTDLHNNTHFRSRLSLGSYTKVASPWSFR; encoded by the coding sequence ATGAATAAACCATTAAATGATTGCGTTATCGCGGGGTCATTAAAAAATCCAGCTGCTCATTTTGCTGCGACAGCATTTTCGTTGCTTTACCAATCCAGTACATTAGGGATGGAAATTGAATGCAGTGATCATCCTGCGACGAATGCAATGCTGTCTTTTGCATTCAAGACACCCTATACCTCACCGGTCACTTGCGAAGTGATTGGATGGGATGACAGTGATCAACCGGCTGCTTTCTCCGAAAATATCATGCAAGCAGCTTGCGGCATTATGTCGGTACATGGGCGTGCAAGCGGCAAAACTCAACCGCTGGGATTGAATTATGTTTCAACGTTGACTGCCGCGCTGGCACTGCAGGGCGGTGTTGCTGCTGCAATCGGTCAATTGCGAGGCCTCAGCGTATCGAATAGCTGTGTTTCCATGGCATCTGCAGCCCTACTTAGTGGAATCCAATATATTGCTGACGCAACGGCGGCAGAATCACCCGAGCGCTTATTGCCGGAAAGTGTTGTGTATCCAGCAGCACCGCCTTTCGTATCCTCGGATGGTGTTGTCTTTGAACTCGAAACACTGAGCGCTGATCCTTGGCTAAAGTTTTGGACTCGGCTGGGTGTTAACTCAGCCTTGGCAGGTAAAGGCTGGACTGCTTTTTTATTGCGCTACGCCAGAGCTATCGCGCCTATTCCCAATGAACTGGTTAATGCAATTTCCAAAGTAACGTATCAGCAAATTGCGGTTTTATGTTTGAATACGGGCATGTCTATTTTCCCGGTACGAAAAATAGACGAAAGGCTCGATGATGAGCATTTCAAATATGAATGGCTTAAGGGACCGTGGACATTTGATTTTAAAACGGACCGCAATAATGTTCAGGCAAAACCGGCCAGCAATTCGCTCCCGCTCAGCGGGCTTAGGGTTGTTGAATCGTGCCGTCGTATTCAAGGTCCATTGGCGGGGCACTTGCTTGCGCTATTGGGTGCTGAAGTTATTCGGATAGAGCCCCCAGGCGGAGATCCGTTACGTGGAATGCCGCCGATGTCGGAAGGTTGTTCCGCCCGTTTCGATGCCATCAACCGGCTGAAAACAGTTCGTGAAATTGATATCAAATCTTCATCGGGCCAGGCTGAGATGACAGAGCTGATTCGATATGCAGATGTTTTTCTGCACAATTGGGCCCCCAACAAAGCTGCACAATTAAATCTTGATTATTGCGATTTGCTGGATCTGAATCCAGCCCTGGTTTACGCCTATGCAGCCGGTTGGACAACCGATGAGAGCATATTTTCTCCATTGAATGCCATACCGGGCACTGACTTTATGGTGCAAGCCTATTCCGGTGTAGCGCAGAAAATTTCCGAAACATGCGGGACTCAAGGCGGATCGTTATTTACCTTGCTGGATGTGCTCGGTGGTGTCATTGCAGCCCAAGGCATTACCATCGCCTTGCTCAATCGCTGTATGAATAATACCGGAGCCAAAGTGACTTCGTCGCTACTGAGTGCTGCTACATTTTTGTGTGCCGATGACTTTCAAAAGCGGCATCATTCCTTCGATATCAATGCAATTTCAAGAAGCATACTGAATGCGGTCTATATTACCCGGCAGGGGAAAATTGCGATCGAGTGCTGTGACGACAAAACAATGCAGCGATGCATCAAAACGCTTGGCATTATTGCGGAGAGTGAACCATTAGAGCTTGAGCTGCGCTTGAGTGAGTTATTCCTGATAAAAACTGCGGAAGAATGGGTTGCAATCCTGCAGCGAGTTGATGTTCCAGCCGCCGTTGTAATTGAAAATCTTACAGATTTACATAACAACACGCACTTTAGATCACGCTTGTCTCTAGGATCTTATACCAAAGTTGCTTCTCCTTGGAGTTTTCGATGA
- a CDS encoding class I adenylate-forming enzyme family protein, with amino-acid sequence MNHSGIIDLVPGEIRNQWIQNGAYPNKSLYALFCEHVQQNPGKAAVISLDQTITYAELQHKVSCLAASLRALGVVAGDVIAYQLSNSWYHCAIDLAAAALGAIVAPFPPGRGRLDIQSLLKRCDARVIIVEPNFVQMDLCELIESLRPTLLSLRILIVDGEARDGWHTLDSLFQSMPIESSQLPAIDSNSLVRFLISSGTESDPKWIAYSHNALAGGRGRFLQRIHPDGSTFRGLYLMPLGTAFGSTATFGILSWLGGSVLVLRQFDAAIAIRAIAELKPTHIFGVPTMFQRMAADPVLAETDTSSLIAIISGGAKIDEASIRRCSEAFKCGFISLYGSADGVNCHTTLEDSLEIILHKTGRPNPDVCSIRIVDDYKQEVAHGCIGEVAARGPITPMQYVNNPELDALYRDKEGWVYTGDLGFIDNHGYLVLAGRKKEIIIRGGVNISPAQIENIAASHPNVVSAVCIPVADEDLGHRICLCLVMRDGIERPSLAQFIRYLLDQGLEKNKLPEYLRYLRQLPLGPAGKVDKKQLIAELEMTQFRRNATTLNTVDLTARTY; translated from the coding sequence ATGAATCACTCGGGCATTATAGATTTAGTTCCTGGTGAAATTCGCAATCAGTGGATACAGAATGGCGCCTACCCAAACAAATCTTTGTACGCGTTGTTTTGCGAACATGTGCAGCAGAATCCTGGAAAGGCAGCGGTAATTTCTCTGGATCAAACGATAACTTACGCGGAGTTGCAACACAAGGTTTCCTGTTTGGCTGCCAGCTTACGCGCCTTAGGCGTTGTTGCGGGAGATGTGATTGCCTATCAGCTTAGTAATAGTTGGTATCACTGTGCGATTGATCTGGCGGCGGCTGCCTTGGGCGCAATTGTTGCGCCTTTCCCGCCGGGTCGCGGACGCCTCGATATTCAATCGCTATTAAAACGATGTGATGCCCGTGTCATTATTGTTGAGCCAAACTTCGTTCAAATGGATTTATGCGAACTCATCGAATCGTTAAGACCGACTTTACTGTCATTGCGGATTCTTATTGTCGACGGTGAAGCACGGGATGGCTGGCATACTCTGGATTCACTATTTCAATCCATGCCGATTGAATCGAGTCAATTGCCAGCAATCGACTCCAATTCTCTGGTCCGGTTCTTAATCTCCTCGGGAACAGAATCAGATCCCAAGTGGATCGCTTACTCTCACAATGCATTGGCTGGCGGGCGAGGGCGTTTTCTGCAACGCATCCACCCGGATGGCAGTACCTTCCGGGGGCTTTATTTGATGCCATTAGGAACAGCGTTTGGTTCTACCGCAACATTCGGGATTTTATCCTGGTTAGGCGGATCGGTACTGGTTCTGCGGCAATTCGATGCCGCTATTGCTATTCGCGCCATTGCGGAGCTTAAGCCCACGCATATTTTTGGAGTTCCCACCATGTTTCAGCGCATGGCTGCAGATCCGGTCTTGGCAGAAACAGATACCTCCAGTCTGATCGCAATCATCAGCGGCGGGGCAAAAATTGATGAAGCTTCGATTCGCCGATGCTCCGAAGCATTTAAATGCGGCTTTATCAGCCTGTACGGCTCGGCGGATGGTGTTAATTGCCATACCACTCTCGAGGATAGTTTGGAAATCATTTTGCATAAGACCGGGCGGCCTAATCCGGATGTTTGTTCGATCAGAATTGTCGATGATTACAAGCAGGAAGTGGCGCACGGTTGCATCGGTGAAGTAGCCGCCAGAGGTCCCATAACGCCGATGCAATATGTGAATAATCCAGAACTGGACGCGCTTTACCGTGACAAGGAAGGTTGGGTATATACCGGAGATCTCGGATTTATCGATAACCATGGGTATTTGGTGCTAGCTGGGCGGAAAAAGGAAATCATTATTCGAGGGGGTGTCAACATCAGTCCTGCGCAAATTGAAAATATCGCTGCATCCCACCCGAATGTTGTCAGCGCTGTTTGCATACCGGTTGCTGATGAAGATTTAGGTCATCGGATTTGCCTCTGTCTGGTCATGCGCGACGGAATAGAACGGCCATCCTTAGCGCAATTCATTCGCTATTTGCTTGATCAAGGATTGGAAAAAAACAAGCTGCCGGAGTATTTGCGCTACTTAAGGCAACTGCCGCTGGGTCCGGCAGGAAAAGTTGATAAAAAACAGCTTATTGCTGAGCTGGAGATGACACAATTCAGGCGTAATGCGACAACGCTGAATACAGTGGATCTTACGGCAAGGACGTATTAA
- a CDS encoding acyl-CoA dehydrogenase family protein, with product MREQNRKSAHTELARSLARQVSAFVDEVIIPNESLLAETGEVSLRLQVDLMNKARLAGLCGLFYPLSHGGKIASLEDYLIVAEQEGRTEFSQTIFGSHTALDAHMLLKFGNEAIRRQFLESMVTENAIPSYGMTEPGHSGSIPSLITTTAQLSNGSWHINGRKWFISNADRATFMTVLVRTAGADTTLNSALSMIIVPMDTPGVKIERQLTMMGHSYGQGEISFTAVQVPEHNLLGAYGSGLDLMNKRLGLGRLLRAMNWIGLAQRCMDLMGARIHSIQGKFSRLADKQLVRQHIFNTFQAIVSARELIRIAARGVDAQNPNEIAINVAKMTASRALCIASDCAMQLYGAEGLSDLTPLYGINRIARTSRILDGNDESLISSVGRRLINHYQQQTVYPFD from the coding sequence ATGCGGGAACAAAATAGAAAATCAGCACATACGGAATTAGCCCGGTCACTTGCGCGCCAAGTGAGTGCATTTGTCGATGAAGTGATTATTCCGAACGAATCGCTGTTAGCAGAAACGGGAGAGGTTTCCCTTCGATTGCAGGTTGATTTGATGAATAAAGCGAGATTGGCTGGATTATGTGGCTTGTTTTATCCGTTATCGCATGGCGGAAAAATAGCTTCTCTCGAAGATTATTTAATCGTTGCAGAGCAGGAAGGACGGACGGAGTTTTCTCAAACAATCTTTGGCAGCCATACTGCGCTTGATGCGCATATGCTTTTAAAATTCGGTAACGAAGCGATTCGCAGGCAATTTCTGGAATCCATGGTGACCGAAAATGCCATACCGAGTTACGGCATGACAGAGCCTGGTCACAGCGGATCGATCCCAAGCCTTATTACGACTACTGCCCAGCTGTCTAATGGAAGCTGGCATATCAATGGCAGAAAATGGTTTATTTCCAACGCAGACCGGGCTACTTTTATGACTGTTTTAGTTCGGACTGCCGGAGCAGATACCACGCTAAACAGCGCACTTTCAATGATTATCGTGCCGATGGATACCCCGGGAGTCAAAATTGAGCGGCAACTCACGATGATGGGACATTCGTATGGTCAAGGAGAGATTTCTTTCACTGCCGTGCAAGTGCCTGAGCATAATCTATTAGGCGCATATGGAAGCGGTCTTGATTTAATGAACAAACGGCTTGGGTTAGGCCGGCTGTTGCGTGCCATGAACTGGATTGGACTGGCGCAACGATGTATGGATTTAATGGGTGCTCGTATTCATTCAATACAGGGAAAATTTAGCCGGTTGGCTGACAAGCAACTCGTGCGCCAGCATATCTTTAATACTTTTCAGGCGATTGTGAGTGCACGCGAACTCATCCGCATTGCTGCACGCGGTGTTGATGCGCAGAATCCCAATGAAATCGCAATTAATGTCGCGAAAATGACCGCTTCACGTGCATTATGCATTGCTTCGGATTGCGCGATGCAACTCTATGGCGCCGAAGGTCTCAGCGATTTAACACCGCTTTACGGGATCAATAGGATAGCGCGCACATCCCGTATTTTGGATGGGAATGATGAATCGCTGATCAGCTCGGTAGGGCGCCGACTCATTAATCACTATCAACAACAAACTGTTTATCCGTTTGACTGA